AAGAACTCTCAAAGCTATTCTTTACACCTCTTCAATATGTTTCTCTATAAACGCCTCAAAGTCAGGCCGGCTCATTTTATCCTTATAAACTTCCCAGATAGAATCGATCAGTTCAGCTTTGGTAGCGAATTTTACGCCCTTCTGAGCATCTTCGAGAGTTACTTTAAATGCCATGCGGTAGCCTCCGTAATCATAATTATCGAAATAACCCTACGCCCCTTCAGTTACCATTACTTAATCTCCAGCATCCTGACAATACTCCGTCTCGCCTTATCCGCAACCTCCGGGTCAACCTTCACCTCAAACTGATCGTAACGGAGCGAGTCGAGCACCTTCGGCAGCGTAATCTTCTTCATATTCGCGCAGCGCATCGGCTTCATCGGTTCGATAAACTCCCTGTCGGGAAACCGTTTCGCAAGCGCGTGCAGCATCCCGCACTCGGTCACCACGATGAACTTTTTCGTTTCGGGGTGACGCTCCACCGCGGCGAACATCTGGCCCGTACTGCAAACCTCGTCGGCGATATCGAGAATATTCCTCGGGCATTCGGGGTGAGCTATTACCAGCGCGCCGGGATTCGCTTCCTTCGCACCGATAATCGAATCGATATCCGCCTTCTGATGCACCACGCAATACCCTTCCCATAACACCATCGGTTTGCCGGTCTTCCGGCGTATATAATCGCCGAGGTTCTTATCGGGAAGAAATACAATTTTATCGCTTTCGATACTGTTAATTACTTTCTCCGCGTTACCCGACGTACAGCAGATATCGATCTCCGCCTTCGTTTCGGCGTGGGTATTCACATACGCCACGAAAACATGATCGGGATACACCTTCCGCCATTCCCGTACCTGCTTGACTGTCGCGAAATCGGCGAGCGGGCATCCGGCCTGCATATCCGGAATCAGCACCCGTTTATCCGGGTTCAGGATCGCCGCGGTCTCCGCCATAAAGTACACCCCGCAGAATACAATCAACGGTTCGCTGATCTGCGCGGCGCGGCGGGCTAATTCGAGGGAATCCCCCGTAAAATCCGCGATATCCTGTATATCCGCCGTCTGGTAATTATGCGCCAGTATTATCGCGTTCTTCTCTTTCTTCAGCCGCCCGATCTCAGCCTTCATCTCTTCTAATTCCATCGAAACGCGACCTCTCATCGCAATACGTCGCGGGACGCACTGGCAGTAATTAATTATAGGCAATTTCCCGGAAATGTCAACAGATTT
The sequence above is drawn from the Brevinematales bacterium genome and encodes:
- the nadA gene encoding quinolinate synthase NadA, giving the protein MELEEMKAEIGRLKKEKNAIILAHNYQTADIQDIADFTGDSLELARRAAQISEPLIVFCGVYFMAETAAILNPDKRVLIPDMQAGCPLADFATVKQVREWRKVYPDHVFVAYVNTHAETKAEIDICCTSGNAEKVINSIESDKIVFLPDKNLGDYIRRKTGKPMVLWEGYCVVHQKADIDSIIGAKEANPGALVIAHPECPRNILDIADEVCSTGQMFAAVERHPETKKFIVVTECGMLHALAKRFPDREFIEPMKPMRCANMKKITLPKVLDSLRYDQFEVKVDPEVADKARRSIVRMLEIK